The window TCCGACGACGCCGCGTTCCTGGCCGACGTCGAGCGCCGCGCCGGGCCGGAGTTCGGCGCGATCACGCTGGCGGGACGCCGCGGCTTCTTTCCGCTGCGGCTGCTGCTTGCCCGGAGCTTCGTGGGAGACCGCGTCGCGCTCGTCGCCGACGCCGGCCACGTGGTGCATCCCCTCGCCGGCCAGGGGCTGAACGTCGGCTTGCGCGACGTGATGGCGCTCGCGCGCATCGTGGCGGAGGCGGTCCGTTCGGGCGAGGACTGGGGCGCTCCGCAGACGCTCGATCGTTACGAGCGGGCGCGACGGTTCGACGTCGCGGCGCTCGGCGCGGCGACCGACGCGCTCTATCGGCTGTTCCGCGCCGACGCGGCCCGCTTTGCGCGCGACGTCGGCATGGGGCTCGTCGACCGCACGCCCGCGCTCAAGCGCAAGATCGTCGAGATCGCGGCGGGCGAGTGAGCGCCGGCCTCAATCCTCGATCGGGCGGGCCTCGTCGGGCAGCATGATCGGGATGCCGTCGCGAATGGGATAGGCCAGCTTCGCCGGCTTCGAGATCAGCTCCTGGCGCGCCGCGTCGTAGGTCAGCGTCGCCTTGGTGAGCGGGCAGACGAGGATCTCGAGCAGCTTGGGGTCGACGCCGCTGCCGCGGGTCGGGAGGTCGGTCGCGTCGGTCATTGCAGGGAGGAACTCGCGTCGCCGCGCGCGC is drawn from Methylopila sp. 73B and contains these coding sequences:
- a CDS encoding Trm112 family protein, which encodes MTDATDLPTRGSGVDPKLLEILVCPLTKATLTYDAARQELISKPAKLAYPIRDGIPIMLPDEARPIED